In the genome of Flavobacterium panacagri, one region contains:
- a CDS encoding competence protein: MAFEELKENSEKIQDQTKIYIDSHLAYYKLWGFKVAMKSTTLIFKFTLILLCFTMVLIFGSFAAAYAFGSLFESNALGFLTVGGIYLLFTILLFFIKDKMVEGPILEKFSEIFFND, encoded by the coding sequence ATGGCTTTTGAAGAGTTAAAAGAAAACAGTGAGAAAATTCAGGATCAAACTAAGATTTATATTGACAGTCATTTGGCTTACTATAAACTTTGGGGATTTAAAGTGGCAATGAAATCTACAACCTTGATTTTCAAATTTACTTTGATCTTGTTGTGTTTCACGATGGTTTTAATTTTTGGATCTTTTGCAGCAGCGTACGCTTTTGGATCTTTATTCGAAAGTAATGCTTTAGGATTTTTAACAGTAGGAGGGATCTATCTTTTATTTACTATTTTACTTTTCTTCATAAAAGACAAAATGGTGGAAGGGCCAATATTGGAGAAATTTTCAGAAATATTTTTTAATGACTAA
- a CDS encoding YtxH domain-containing protein, whose amino-acid sequence MSKNLNTAAAILAAAAAGAAIGILFAPDKGSKTRAKIKEGIDDAKHNIKDSFDASSEVLREKFTSATQNFDGTLNDLLSNVSHKTEEVITFLETKLAELKAQNAKLQK is encoded by the coding sequence ATGTCTAAGAATTTAAATACAGCGGCTGCAATTTTAGCGGCTGCAGCGGCAGGAGCAGCAATCGGAATTTTGTTTGCTCCGGATAAAGGATCCAAAACTCGAGCAAAAATTAAAGAAGGTATCGATGATGCCAAACATAATATCAAAGATTCTTTTGATGCCAGCTCGGAAGTTCTTCGTGAAAAATTTACAAGTGCTACTCAAAATTTTGATGGAACTTTGAATGATTTACTTTCTAATGTAAGCCATAAAACAGAAGAAGTAATTACTTTTTTAGAAACTAAATTGGCTGAATTGAAAGCACAGAACGCTAAACTTCAGAAATAA